A single genomic interval of Drosophila virilis strain 15010-1051.87 chromosome 2, Dvir_AGI_RSII-ME, whole genome shotgun sequence harbors:
- the sqd gene encoding RNA-binding protein squid isoform X2 — MADKQVDSEMNGEDFTKDVTTNDVASSENGDSTAAAGAANGSSENAAAAGNQRDDDRKLFVGGLSWETTEKELRDHFGKFGEIESINVKTDPQTGRSRGFAFIVFTNTEAIEQVSAAEEHIINSKKVDPKKAKARHGKIFVGGLTTEISDEEIKTYFSQFGNIVEVEMPFDKQKSHRKGFCFITFDSEQVVTDLLKTPKQKISGKEVDVKRATPKPENQMMAMRGGARGGMRGGRGGYGRGGYSHQWDGQGSYSGYGGYGGYGSGGFADYYAGGYYNGYDYGYGGGGAGGRGAGGPRGGPKGGGGGGFNGGKQRGTGRQPRHQPY, encoded by the exons ATGGCAGACAAACAAGTCGATAGCGAAATGAACGGCGAAGATTTCACCAAGGATGTTACCACCAATGATGTGGCGAGCTCTGAAAATGGTGATTCGACCGCCGCTGCCGGTGCTGCAAATGGCAGTTCTGaaaatgcagctgctgcgggtAACCAGCGTGATGACGACAG GAAACTATTTGTTGGCGGCCTCAGTTGGGAAACGACTGAGA AGGAACTGCGCGATCATTTTGGCAAGTTCGGTGAGATCGAGAGCATTAATGTAAAAACAGATCCTCAAACGGGCAGATCGCGTGGCTTTGCCTTCATTGTGTTCACCAACACAGAGGCAATTGAGCAAGTGAGTGCCGCTGAGGAGCACATCATCAACAGCAAGAAGGTTGATCCCAAAAAGGCAAAGGCGCGCCATGGCAAGATATTTGTGGGTGGCCTGACTACAGAGATAAGCGATGAGGAAATCAAAACCTACTTCAGTCAATTTGGCAAT ATTGTTGAGGTGGAGATGCCATTTGACAAGCAAAAGTCACACCGCAAGGGCTTCTGTTTTATTACCTTCGATTCAGAGCAGGTGGTTACCGATTTGCTGAAAACGCCCAAACAGAAAATCTCTGGCAAGGAAGTTGATGTTAAGCGCGCAACGCCAAAACCGGAGAATCAAATGATGGCCATGCGTGGCGGTGCGCGAGGTGGCATGCGAGGTGGACGCGGTGGATACGGACGTGGTG GTTATTCCCATCAATGGGATGGCCAGGGTTCGTATTCGGGCTATGGCGGCTATGGTGGTTATGGTTCCGGTGGCTTTGCCGATTACTATGCCGGTGGCTACTATAATGGATATGACTATGGTTATG gcggcggcggcgctggcGGGCGCGGTGCCGGAGGTCCGCGCGGCGGTCCCAAAG
- the sqd gene encoding RNA-binding protein squid isoform X3 gives MADKQVDSEMNGEDFTKDVTTNDVASSENGDSTAAAGAANGSSENAAAAGNQRDDDRKLFVGGLSWETTEKELRDHFGKFGEIESINVKTDPQTGRSRGFAFIVFTNTEAIEQVSAAEEHIINSKKVDPKKAKARHGKIFVGGLTTEISDEEIKTYFSQFGNIVEVEMPFDKQKSHRKGFCFITFDSEQVVTDLLKTPKQKISGKEVDVKRATPKPENQMMAMRGGARGGMRGGRGGYGRGGYSHQWDGQGSYSGYGGYGGYGSGGFADYYAGGYYNGYDYGYDYGYGGGGGGFNGGKQRGTGRQPRHQPY, from the exons ATGGCAGACAAACAAGTCGATAGCGAAATGAACGGCGAAGATTTCACCAAGGATGTTACCACCAATGATGTGGCGAGCTCTGAAAATGGTGATTCGACCGCCGCTGCCGGTGCTGCAAATGGCAGTTCTGaaaatgcagctgctgcgggtAACCAGCGTGATGACGACAG GAAACTATTTGTTGGCGGCCTCAGTTGGGAAACGACTGAGA AGGAACTGCGCGATCATTTTGGCAAGTTCGGTGAGATCGAGAGCATTAATGTAAAAACAGATCCTCAAACGGGCAGATCGCGTGGCTTTGCCTTCATTGTGTTCACCAACACAGAGGCAATTGAGCAAGTGAGTGCCGCTGAGGAGCACATCATCAACAGCAAGAAGGTTGATCCCAAAAAGGCAAAGGCGCGCCATGGCAAGATATTTGTGGGTGGCCTGACTACAGAGATAAGCGATGAGGAAATCAAAACCTACTTCAGTCAATTTGGCAAT ATTGTTGAGGTGGAGATGCCATTTGACAAGCAAAAGTCACACCGCAAGGGCTTCTGTTTTATTACCTTCGATTCAGAGCAGGTGGTTACCGATTTGCTGAAAACGCCCAAACAGAAAATCTCTGGCAAGGAAGTTGATGTTAAGCGCGCAACGCCAAAACCGGAGAATCAAATGATGGCCATGCGTGGCGGTGCGCGAGGTGGCATGCGAGGTGGACGCGGTGGATACGGACGTGGTG GTTATTCCCATCAATGGGATGGCCAGGGTTCGTATTCGGGCTATGGCGGCTATGGTGGTTATGGTTCCGGTGGCTTTGCCGATTACTATGCCGGTGGCTACTATAATGGATATGACTATGGTTATG ACTATGGTTATG
- the sqd gene encoding RNA-binding protein squid isoform X1, which produces MADKQVDSEMNGEDFTKDVTTNDVASSENGDSTAAAGAANGSSENAAAAGNQRDDDRKLFVGGLSWETTEKELRDHFGKFGEIESINVKTDPQTGRSRGFAFIVFTNTEAIEQVSAAEEHIINSKKVDPKKAKARHGKIFVGGLTTEISDEEIKTYFSQFGNIVEVEMPFDKQKSHRKGFCFITFDSEQVVTDLLKTPKQKISGKEVDVKRATPKPENQMMAMRGGARGGMRGGRGGYGRGGYSHQWDGQGSYSGYGGYGGYGSGGFADYYAGGYYNGYDYGYDYGYGGGFDGGFGGNGYGSGGGAGGRGAGGPRGGPKGGGGGGFNGGKQRGTGRQPRHQPY; this is translated from the exons ATGGCAGACAAACAAGTCGATAGCGAAATGAACGGCGAAGATTTCACCAAGGATGTTACCACCAATGATGTGGCGAGCTCTGAAAATGGTGATTCGACCGCCGCTGCCGGTGCTGCAAATGGCAGTTCTGaaaatgcagctgctgcgggtAACCAGCGTGATGACGACAG GAAACTATTTGTTGGCGGCCTCAGTTGGGAAACGACTGAGA AGGAACTGCGCGATCATTTTGGCAAGTTCGGTGAGATCGAGAGCATTAATGTAAAAACAGATCCTCAAACGGGCAGATCGCGTGGCTTTGCCTTCATTGTGTTCACCAACACAGAGGCAATTGAGCAAGTGAGTGCCGCTGAGGAGCACATCATCAACAGCAAGAAGGTTGATCCCAAAAAGGCAAAGGCGCGCCATGGCAAGATATTTGTGGGTGGCCTGACTACAGAGATAAGCGATGAGGAAATCAAAACCTACTTCAGTCAATTTGGCAAT ATTGTTGAGGTGGAGATGCCATTTGACAAGCAAAAGTCACACCGCAAGGGCTTCTGTTTTATTACCTTCGATTCAGAGCAGGTGGTTACCGATTTGCTGAAAACGCCCAAACAGAAAATCTCTGGCAAGGAAGTTGATGTTAAGCGCGCAACGCCAAAACCGGAGAATCAAATGATGGCCATGCGTGGCGGTGCGCGAGGTGGCATGCGAGGTGGACGCGGTGGATACGGACGTGGTG GTTATTCCCATCAATGGGATGGCCAGGGTTCGTATTCGGGCTATGGCGGCTATGGTGGTTATGGTTCCGGTGGCTTTGCCGATTACTATGCCGGTGGCTACTATAATGGATATGACTATGGTTATG ACTATGGTTATGGCGGCGGCTTTGATGGTGGCTTTGGCGGTAATGGCtacggcagcggcggcggcgctggcGGGCGCGGTGCCGGAGGTCCGCGCGGCGGTCCCAAAG
- the sqd gene encoding RNA-binding protein squid isoform X4: MADKQVDSEMNGEDFTKDVTTNDVASSENGDSTAAAGAANGSSENAAAAGNQRDDDRKLFVGGLSWETTEKELRDHFGKFGEIESINVKTDPQTGRSRGFAFIVFTNTEAIEQVSAAEEHIINSKKVDPKKAKARHGKIFVGGLTTEISDEEIKTYFSQFGNIVEVEMPFDKQKSHRKGFCFITFDSEQVVTDLLKTPKQKISGKEVDVKRATPKPENQMMAMRGGARGGMRGGRGGYGRGGYSHQWDGQGSYSGYGGYGGYGSGGFADYYAGGYYNGYDYGYGGGGGGFNGGKQRGTGRQPRHQPY; this comes from the exons ATGGCAGACAAACAAGTCGATAGCGAAATGAACGGCGAAGATTTCACCAAGGATGTTACCACCAATGATGTGGCGAGCTCTGAAAATGGTGATTCGACCGCCGCTGCCGGTGCTGCAAATGGCAGTTCTGaaaatgcagctgctgcgggtAACCAGCGTGATGACGACAG GAAACTATTTGTTGGCGGCCTCAGTTGGGAAACGACTGAGA AGGAACTGCGCGATCATTTTGGCAAGTTCGGTGAGATCGAGAGCATTAATGTAAAAACAGATCCTCAAACGGGCAGATCGCGTGGCTTTGCCTTCATTGTGTTCACCAACACAGAGGCAATTGAGCAAGTGAGTGCCGCTGAGGAGCACATCATCAACAGCAAGAAGGTTGATCCCAAAAAGGCAAAGGCGCGCCATGGCAAGATATTTGTGGGTGGCCTGACTACAGAGATAAGCGATGAGGAAATCAAAACCTACTTCAGTCAATTTGGCAAT ATTGTTGAGGTGGAGATGCCATTTGACAAGCAAAAGTCACACCGCAAGGGCTTCTGTTTTATTACCTTCGATTCAGAGCAGGTGGTTACCGATTTGCTGAAAACGCCCAAACAGAAAATCTCTGGCAAGGAAGTTGATGTTAAGCGCGCAACGCCAAAACCGGAGAATCAAATGATGGCCATGCGTGGCGGTGCGCGAGGTGGCATGCGAGGTGGACGCGGTGGATACGGACGTGGTG GTTATTCCCATCAATGGGATGGCCAGGGTTCGTATTCGGGCTATGGCGGCTATGGTGGTTATGGTTCCGGTGGCTTTGCCGATTACTATGCCGGTGGCTACTATAATGGATATGACTATGGTTATG